A part of Rattus rattus isolate New Zealand chromosome 6, Rrattus_CSIRO_v1, whole genome shotgun sequence genomic DNA contains:
- the Kcna1 gene encoding potassium voltage-gated channel subfamily A member 1 — MTVMSGENADEASAAPGHPQDGSYPRQADHDDHECCERVVINISGLRFETQLKTLAQFPNTLLGNPKKRMRYFDPLRNEYFFDRNRPSFDAILYYYQSGGRLRRPVNVPLDMFSEEIKFYELGEEAMEKFREDEGFIKEEERPLPEKEYQRQVWLLFEYPESSGPARVIAIVSVMVILISIVIFCLETLPELKDDKDFTGTIHRIDNTTVIYTSNIFTDPFFIVETLCIIWFSFELVVRFFACPSKTDFFKNIMNFIDIVAIIPYFITLGTEIAEQEGNQKGEQATSLAILRVIRLVRVFRIFKLSRHSKGLQILGQTLKASMRELGLLIFFLFIGVILFSSAVYFAEAEEAESHFSSIPDAFWWAVVSMTTVGYGDMYPVTIGGKIVGSLCAIAGVLTIALPVPVIVSNFNYFYHRETEGEEQAQLLHVSSPNLASDSDLSRRSSSTISKSEYMEIEEDMNNSIAHYRQANIRTGNCTATDQNCVNKSKLLTDV; from the coding sequence ATGACGGTGATGTCAGGGGAGAATGCAGACGAGGCTTCGGCCGCTCCAGGTCACCCCCAGGATGGCAGCTACCCAAGGCAGGCGGACCACGATGACCACGAATGCTGCGAGCGCGTGGTGATCAACATCTCCGGGCTGCGCTTCGAGACGCAGCTCAAGACTCTGGCCCAGTTCCCCAACACGCTGCTGGGCAACCCGAAGAAACGCATGCGCTACTTTGACCCTCTGAGGAATGAGTACTTCTTTGACCGCAACCGGCCCAGCTTCGATGCCATCCTTTATTACTACCAGTCGGGGGGGCGCCTGCGCAGGCCGGTCAACGTGCCCCTGGACATGTTCTCCGAGGAGATTAAATTTTACGAGTTGGGCgaggaggccatggagaagttCCGGGAAGATGAGGGCTTCATCAAGGAAGAGGAGCGCCCCCTACCCGAGAAGGAGTACCAGCGCCAGGTGTGGCTGCTCTTTGAGTATCCGGAGAGCTCAGGACCTGCACGGGTTATTGCCATTGTGTCCGTCATGGTCATCCTCATCTCCATAGTCATCTTTTGCCTGGAGACTCTCCCTGAGCTGAAGGATGACAAGGACTTCACGGGCACCATTCACCGCATCGATAACACCACAGTCATCTACACTTCTAACATCTTCACAGACCCTTTCTTCATTGTGGAAACCTTGTGTATCATCTGGTTCTCTTTTGAGCTGGTGGTGCGCTTCTTCGCCTGCCCCAGCAAGACAGACTTCTTTAAGAACATCATGAACTTCATCGACATTGTGGCCATCATCCCTTATTTCATTACCCTGGGCACAGAGATAGCTGAGCAGGAGGGGAATCAGAAGGGCGAGCAGGCCACTTCCCTGGCCATCCTCAGGGTCATCCGCTTGGTAAGGGTGTTCAGAATCTTCAAACTCTCCCGCCACTCCAAGGGCCTTCAGATCCTGGGCCAGACCCTCAAAGCCAGTATGAGGGAGTTAGGGCTGCTcatctttttcctcttcattgGCGTCATACTGTTTTCTAGTGCAGTGTACTTTGCGGAGGCGGAAGAAGCTGAGTCGCACTTCTCCAGTATCCCCGATGCTTTCTGGTGGGCGGTGGTGTCCATGACCACTGTGGGATACGGTGACATGTACCCTGTGACAATTGGAGGCAAGATCGTGGGCTCCTTGTGTGCCATCGCTGGTGTGCTGACAATTGCCCTGCCCGTACCTGTCATTGTGTCCAATTTCAACTATTTCTACCACCGAGAAACTGAGGGGGAAGAGCAGGCTCAGTTGCTCCATGTTAGTTCTCCTAACTTAGCCTCTGACAGTGACCTCAGCCGCCGCAGCTCCTCTACTATCAGCAAGTCTGAGTACATGGAGATCGAAGAGGACATGAACAATAGCATAGCCCACTACAGGCAGGCTAATATCAGAACTGGTAACTGCACCGCAACTGATCAAAACTGCGTTAATAAGAGCAAGCTCCTGACCGATGTTTAA